In one window of Solanum pennellii chromosome 2, SPENNV200 DNA:
- the LOC107012049 gene encoding 60S ribosomal protein L26-1-like — translation MKYNPRVSSSRRKSRKAHFTAPSSLRRVLMSAPLSSELRAKYSVRSMPVRKDDEVQVVRGTYKGREGKVVQVYRKKWVIHIERITREKVNGSTVNVGIHPSKVVISKLRLDKDRRSLLDRKAKGRAAADKDKGTKFTTEEIMQAID, via the coding sequence ATGAAGTACAATCCAAGAGTATCCTCCTCCCGCCGCAAGAGCAGGAAGGCACATTTCACGGCGCCTTCCAGCCTTCGCCGGGTGTTGATGAGCGCCCCTTTGTCCTCAGAGTTGCGAGCCAAGTACAGCGTTAGGTCCATGCCAGTAAGGAAAGACGACGAGGTTCAGGTGGTTCGTGGAACCTACAAGGGTCGTGAAGGAAAAGTTGTCCAAGTCTACCGTAAGAAGTGGGTGATCCACATTGAGCGCATTACCAGAGAGAAGGTTAATGGATCCACTGTTAACGTTGGTATTCACCCATCCAAGGTCGTCATCTCCAAGCTCAGGCTCGACAAGGACCGTAGGTCTCTTCTTGACCGTAAGGCTAAGGGTCGTGCTGCTGCCGATAAGGATAAGGGTACTAAGTTCACCACCGAGGAAATCATGCAGGCAATTGATTAG
- the LOC107011892 gene encoding mitochondrial outer membrane protein porin 2-like produces MSKGPGLFSDIGKKARDVLTKDYISNQKLSISTYSDTGVALTSTAVKKGGLSTGDVGAQYKYKNTLIDVKVDTASNISTTLTLNDIAPSTKTIASLKFPDYSSGKLEVQYYHHHAAFSTAVGLKQNPIVDLSVTLGTPTFAIGAEASYETAEGKLAKYTAGISVTKPDSCAAIILGDKGDTIKASYIHHLDELKKSAAVGEITRRFSTNENTFTVGGSYAVDNLTIVKLKLNNHGNLGALLQHELIPKSLLTISSEFDTKALEKTPKFGVALALKP; encoded by the exons ATGAGCAAGGGACCTGGACTTTTCTCTGATATTGGCAAGAAAGCCAGAG ATGTTTTGACTAAGGACTATATTTCCAATCAGAAACTATCTATTTCAACCTACAGTGACACTGGAGTG GCCCTTACATCAACTGCAGTGAAGAAGGGAGGGCTTTCAACTGGAGATGTTGGAGCACAATACAAATATAAGAATACTTTAATTGATGTCAAAGTTGATACAGCGTCAAAC ATTTCAACTACTCTTACTCTAAATGACATTGCCCCTTCAACGAAAACCATTGCCTCACTGAAATTCCCTGACTACAGTTCTGGGAAG CTAGAGGTACAGTACTATCACCATCATGCTGCCTTTAGTACAGCTGTTGGTCTGAAACAAAACCCTATAGTTGATCTTTCTGTCACGCTTGGTACTCCCACTTTCGCCATCGGTGCAGAGGCAAGTTACGAGACAGCCGAAGGTAAACTTGCAAAATATACCGCTGGCATTAGTGTGACAAAACCAGATTCTTGTGCTGCTATAATACT GGGTGACAAAGGGGACACAATAAAagcatcatatatacatcatctAGATGAATTGAAGAAGAGTGCAGCTGTGGGCGAGATCACTCGACGGTTCTCCACAAATGAGAACACCTTCACAGTTGGAGGGTCATATGCTGTTGATAACCTGACAATTGTGAAGCTCAAGCTCAATAATCACGGCAACCTAGGGGCTCTACTGCAGCATGAGCTGATTCCGAAGTCATTGTTGACTATTTCTAGTGAGTTTGACACCAAGGCCTTGGAAAAGACTCCCAAATTTGGTGTGGCCCTTGCTCTGAAGCCGTGA
- the LOC107009348 gene encoding calcium-transporting ATPase 2, plasma membrane-type-like isoform X2, translated as MESYLNENFGGVKAKHSEEEMLRRWRSLCGVVKNPKRRFRFTANLSKRYEAAAMRRTNHEKLRVAVLVSKAAFQFISGVQVSDYTLPDEVKKAGFQIDAEELGSIVEGHDLKKVKFHGGVDGIANKLATSSTDGLSTRDYSTLIHRQEIFGVNKFQESEARSFWLFVWEALQDMTLMILGACAFVSLLVGIAMEGWPDGAHDGLGIVASILLVVFVTATSDYRQSLQFRDLDKEKKKIAIQVTRNGYRQKMSIYDLVPGDIVHLAIGDQVPADGLFLSGFSVLIDESSLTGESEPVTVTAQNPFLLSGTKVQDGSCKMLVTTVGMRTQWGKLLATLSEGGDDETPLQVKLNGVATIIGKIGLFFAVVTFAVLVQKMYSRKLTEGSHWSWSGGEARELLEYFAIAVTIVVVAVPEGLPLAVTLSLAFAMKKMMNDKALVRHLAACETMGSATTICSDKTGTLTTNRMTVVKTCFCMNVKDVQKPSDASSLCSEIPDSVLKTLLQSIFNNTGGEVVATKHGKPEILGTPTETAILQFGLSLGGDFQKERQAGKLIKVEPFNSTRKRMGVVLELPEGGLRAHTKGASEIVLAACDKVINSSGEVVPMDETSTNHLKTTIDQFANEALRTLCLAYMELDKGFSPAADIPVSGYTCIGIVGIKDPVRPGVRESVALCRSAGVTVRMVTGDNINTATAIARECGILTDAGIAIEGPVFREKSQEEWLKLIPKIQVMARSSPLDKHTLVKQLRTTFNEVVAVTGDGTNDAPALHEADIGLAMGIAGTEVAKESADVIILDDNFSTIVTVAKWGRSVYINIQKFVQFQLTVNIVALVVNFLSACFTGTAPLTAVQLLWVNMIMDTLGALALATEPPHDELMNRAPVGRTGNFISNVMWRNILGQSLYQFVVIWFLQSVGMGFFRLSGPDATLTLNTIIFNTFVFCQLFNEINSREMEKVEVWEGMLDNYVFVVVISVTLVFQIIIIEYLGTFASTTPLSFWQWFVSVFFGFLGMPVAVALKGFEV; from the exons atggAGAGCTATTTGAATGAGAATTTTGGAGGAGTGAAGGCGAAGCACTCCGAGGAGGAGATGCTTCGCCGATGGAGGAGCCTTTGTGGTGTAGTTAAGAATCCAAAACGTCGATTTCGTTTCACTGCAAATCTCTCAAAGAGATATGAGGCTGCTGCCATGCGCCGTACAAATCAT GAGAAATTGAGGGTAGCAGTTTTGGTTTCCAAGGCTGCATTTCAGTTCATATCAG GTGTGCAAGTAAGTGACTACACTCTCCCTGATGAAGTTAAAAAAGCTGGTTTTCAAATTGACGCGGAAGAGCTAGGATCCATAGTTGAAGGCCATGATCTGAAAAAGGTGAAATTTCACGGTGGAGTGGATGGTATTGCAAATAAACTGGCTACTTCAAGTACCGATGGGCTATCTACACGTGATTATAGTACTCTAATCCACAGACAAGAGATATTTGGAGTTAATAAATTCCAAGAAAGTGAAGCTCGGAGCTTTTGGTTATTTGTTTGGGAAGCCCTTCAGGACATGACCCTCATGATCCTCGGTGCTTGTGCATTTGTTTCTCTCCTTGTTGGCATTGCAATGGAGGGATGGCCAGATGGGGCTCATGATGGCCTTGGTATAGTAGCTAGCATTTTGTTGGTGGTCTTTGTTACTGCAACAAGTGATTATCGCCAATCCTTGCAGTTCAGAGACCtggataaagaaaaaaagaaaatagccATCCAAGTTACTAGGAATGGGTACCGACAAAAGATGTCTATATATGATCTAGTACCAGGTGATATTGTTCATCTCGCAATAGGAGATCAAGTCCCTGCAGATGGACTCTTTCTTTCAGGATTTTCTGTTTTAATCGATGAGTCCAGTTTGACTGGTGAAAGTGAGCCAGTGACAGTCACCGCTCAGAATCCCTTTCTTCTTTCTGGAACCAAGGTTCAAGACGGGTCTTGTAAGATGTTGGTAACAACAGTTGGGATGAGGACTCAGTGGGGAAAACTATTAGCAACTCTCAGTGAAGGCGGAGATGATGAAACTCCATTACAGGTCAAACTAAATGGAGTGGCAACAATCATTGGGAAAATAGGCCTTTTCTTTGCTGTTGTGACTTTTGCAGTACTTGTGCAGAAAATGTATAGCCGTAAACTTACAGAAGGATCACACTGGAGCTGGTCTGGAGGAGAGGCTAGGGAATTATTAGAATACTTTGCAATTGCAGTTACAATTGTAGTGGTTGCAGTTCCTGAAGGACTTCCCCTGGCTGTGACGTTAAGTCTTGCATTTGCCATGAAAAAGATGATGAATGATAAGGCACTTGTCCGGCATTTAGCAGCTTGTGAGACAATGGGCTCTGCTACAACTATTTGTAGTGACAAAACTGGCACGTTAACAACCAACCGTATGACTGTAGTGAAAACATGCTTCTGTATGAATGTCAAGGATGTGCAAAAGCCGAGTGATGCATCCTCCCTTTGTTCTGAAATACCTGATTCTGTACTCAAAACTTTGCTGCAGTCAATTTTTAACAATACTGGAGGAGAAGTTGTAGCTACCAAGCACGGGAAACCTGAGATATTGGGAACACCAACTGAGACTGCTATATTGCAGTTTGGTTTATCACTTGGTGGCGATTTTCAGAAAGAACGACAAGCTGGGAAACTTATAAAAGTTGAACCATTTAACTCTACAAGGAAACGCATGGGTGTGGTGCTGGAGCTTCCTGAAGGAGGTTTAAGGGCTCATACTAAAGGCGCTTCGGAAATAGTTTTAGCTGCCTGTGACAAGGTAATTAATTCCAGTGGGGAGGTTGTTCCCATGGATGAAACATCAACTAACCATCTGAAGACCACAATTGATCAGTTTGCCAATGAAGCTCTTCGCACTTTGTGTCTTGCATATATGGAGCTGGATAAAGGATTCTCCCCTGCTGCTGATATTCCAGTTTCTGGGTATACTTGTATAGGTATTGTAGGTATAAAGGATCCTGTTCGTCCTGGAGTCAGGGAGTCTGTTGCACTCTGTCGTTCAGCTGGGGTCACTGTTCGAATGGTTACTGGAGATAACATCAATACTGCAACAGCCATAGCTAGGGAATGTGGTATACTGACTGATGCTGGTATCGCCATTGAAGGTCCAGTTTTCCGGGAGAAGAGTCAAGAAGAATGGCTAAAACTGATTCCCAAAATTCAG GTGATGGCTCGGTCTTCACCACTAGACAAGCACACGTTGGTCAAACAATTGCGTACCACATTCAATGAAGTGGTAGCAGTTACTGGTGACGGAACTAATGATGCTCCTGCACTTCATGAAGCAGATATTGGACTTGCTATGGGCATTGCTGGAACTGAG GTTGCCAAAGAGAGCGCCGATGTGATCATATTGGATGACAATTTCTCCACAATTGTGACAGTAGCCAAATGGGGACGTTCAGTCTATATAAACATTCAGAAATTCGTTCAGTTTCAGCTGACTGTTAATATTGTTGCATTGGTTGTCAACTTCTTGTCAGCTTGTTTTACTG GAACTGCTCCACTTACTGCTGTTCAACTCCTGTGGGTTAACATGATCATGGACACTTTAGGAGCCCTTGCCCTCGCGACAGAGCCTCCTCACGATGAACTAATGAACAGAGCCCCAGTAGGCAGGACGGGAAATTTTATAAGTAACGTCATGTGGCGGAATATCTTGGGACAATCCTTATACCAGTTCGTAGTAATATGGTTTCTTCAGTCAGTCGGAATGGGATTTTTTCGTTTAAGTGGCCCTGATGCCACACTAACCCTCAATACAATTATCTTCAACACATTTGTATTCTGCCAG CTCTTCAATGAAATAAACTCCCGAGAGATGGAAAAAGTTGAGGTTTGGGAAGGAATGCTTGATAATTACGTATTTGTTGTAGTTATCAGCGTAACACTTGTGTTCCAAATCATAATTATAGAATATCTGGGGACATTTGCAAGCACAACACCTCTTTCATTCTGGCAATGGTTTGTTAGTGTATTTTTCGGATTCTTGGGCATGCCAGTTGCAGTAGCCTTAAAGGGGTTTGAGGTATGA
- the LOC107009348 gene encoding calcium-transporting ATPase 2, plasma membrane-type-like isoform X1, producing the protein MESYLNENFGGVKAKHSEEEMLRRWRSLCGVVKNPKRRFRFTANLSKRYEAAAMRRTNHEKLRVAVLVSKAAFQFISGEFQFILQFNKVTQWENLKVLILWLAGVQVSDYTLPDEVKKAGFQIDAEELGSIVEGHDLKKVKFHGGVDGIANKLATSSTDGLSTRDYSTLIHRQEIFGVNKFQESEARSFWLFVWEALQDMTLMILGACAFVSLLVGIAMEGWPDGAHDGLGIVASILLVVFVTATSDYRQSLQFRDLDKEKKKIAIQVTRNGYRQKMSIYDLVPGDIVHLAIGDQVPADGLFLSGFSVLIDESSLTGESEPVTVTAQNPFLLSGTKVQDGSCKMLVTTVGMRTQWGKLLATLSEGGDDETPLQVKLNGVATIIGKIGLFFAVVTFAVLVQKMYSRKLTEGSHWSWSGGEARELLEYFAIAVTIVVVAVPEGLPLAVTLSLAFAMKKMMNDKALVRHLAACETMGSATTICSDKTGTLTTNRMTVVKTCFCMNVKDVQKPSDASSLCSEIPDSVLKTLLQSIFNNTGGEVVATKHGKPEILGTPTETAILQFGLSLGGDFQKERQAGKLIKVEPFNSTRKRMGVVLELPEGGLRAHTKGASEIVLAACDKVINSSGEVVPMDETSTNHLKTTIDQFANEALRTLCLAYMELDKGFSPAADIPVSGYTCIGIVGIKDPVRPGVRESVALCRSAGVTVRMVTGDNINTATAIARECGILTDAGIAIEGPVFREKSQEEWLKLIPKIQVMARSSPLDKHTLVKQLRTTFNEVVAVTGDGTNDAPALHEADIGLAMGIAGTEVAKESADVIILDDNFSTIVTVAKWGRSVYINIQKFVQFQLTVNIVALVVNFLSACFTGTAPLTAVQLLWVNMIMDTLGALALATEPPHDELMNRAPVGRTGNFISNVMWRNILGQSLYQFVVIWFLQSVGMGFFRLSGPDATLTLNTIIFNTFVFCQLFNEINSREMEKVEVWEGMLDNYVFVVVISVTLVFQIIIIEYLGTFASTTPLSFWQWFVSVFFGFLGMPVAVALKGFEV; encoded by the exons atggAGAGCTATTTGAATGAGAATTTTGGAGGAGTGAAGGCGAAGCACTCCGAGGAGGAGATGCTTCGCCGATGGAGGAGCCTTTGTGGTGTAGTTAAGAATCCAAAACGTCGATTTCGTTTCACTGCAAATCTCTCAAAGAGATATGAGGCTGCTGCCATGCGCCGTACAAATCAT GAGAAATTGAGGGTAGCAGTTTTGGTTTCCAAGGCTGCATTTCAGTTCATATCAGGTGAATTTCAATTTATCCTTCAGTTTAATAAGGTAACCCAATGGGAAAATCTCAAGGTGTTAATTCTGTGGCTTGCAGGTGTGCAAGTAAGTGACTACACTCTCCCTGATGAAGTTAAAAAAGCTGGTTTTCAAATTGACGCGGAAGAGCTAGGATCCATAGTTGAAGGCCATGATCTGAAAAAGGTGAAATTTCACGGTGGAGTGGATGGTATTGCAAATAAACTGGCTACTTCAAGTACCGATGGGCTATCTACACGTGATTATAGTACTCTAATCCACAGACAAGAGATATTTGGAGTTAATAAATTCCAAGAAAGTGAAGCTCGGAGCTTTTGGTTATTTGTTTGGGAAGCCCTTCAGGACATGACCCTCATGATCCTCGGTGCTTGTGCATTTGTTTCTCTCCTTGTTGGCATTGCAATGGAGGGATGGCCAGATGGGGCTCATGATGGCCTTGGTATAGTAGCTAGCATTTTGTTGGTGGTCTTTGTTACTGCAACAAGTGATTATCGCCAATCCTTGCAGTTCAGAGACCtggataaagaaaaaaagaaaatagccATCCAAGTTACTAGGAATGGGTACCGACAAAAGATGTCTATATATGATCTAGTACCAGGTGATATTGTTCATCTCGCAATAGGAGATCAAGTCCCTGCAGATGGACTCTTTCTTTCAGGATTTTCTGTTTTAATCGATGAGTCCAGTTTGACTGGTGAAAGTGAGCCAGTGACAGTCACCGCTCAGAATCCCTTTCTTCTTTCTGGAACCAAGGTTCAAGACGGGTCTTGTAAGATGTTGGTAACAACAGTTGGGATGAGGACTCAGTGGGGAAAACTATTAGCAACTCTCAGTGAAGGCGGAGATGATGAAACTCCATTACAGGTCAAACTAAATGGAGTGGCAACAATCATTGGGAAAATAGGCCTTTTCTTTGCTGTTGTGACTTTTGCAGTACTTGTGCAGAAAATGTATAGCCGTAAACTTACAGAAGGATCACACTGGAGCTGGTCTGGAGGAGAGGCTAGGGAATTATTAGAATACTTTGCAATTGCAGTTACAATTGTAGTGGTTGCAGTTCCTGAAGGACTTCCCCTGGCTGTGACGTTAAGTCTTGCATTTGCCATGAAAAAGATGATGAATGATAAGGCACTTGTCCGGCATTTAGCAGCTTGTGAGACAATGGGCTCTGCTACAACTATTTGTAGTGACAAAACTGGCACGTTAACAACCAACCGTATGACTGTAGTGAAAACATGCTTCTGTATGAATGTCAAGGATGTGCAAAAGCCGAGTGATGCATCCTCCCTTTGTTCTGAAATACCTGATTCTGTACTCAAAACTTTGCTGCAGTCAATTTTTAACAATACTGGAGGAGAAGTTGTAGCTACCAAGCACGGGAAACCTGAGATATTGGGAACACCAACTGAGACTGCTATATTGCAGTTTGGTTTATCACTTGGTGGCGATTTTCAGAAAGAACGACAAGCTGGGAAACTTATAAAAGTTGAACCATTTAACTCTACAAGGAAACGCATGGGTGTGGTGCTGGAGCTTCCTGAAGGAGGTTTAAGGGCTCATACTAAAGGCGCTTCGGAAATAGTTTTAGCTGCCTGTGACAAGGTAATTAATTCCAGTGGGGAGGTTGTTCCCATGGATGAAACATCAACTAACCATCTGAAGACCACAATTGATCAGTTTGCCAATGAAGCTCTTCGCACTTTGTGTCTTGCATATATGGAGCTGGATAAAGGATTCTCCCCTGCTGCTGATATTCCAGTTTCTGGGTATACTTGTATAGGTATTGTAGGTATAAAGGATCCTGTTCGTCCTGGAGTCAGGGAGTCTGTTGCACTCTGTCGTTCAGCTGGGGTCACTGTTCGAATGGTTACTGGAGATAACATCAATACTGCAACAGCCATAGCTAGGGAATGTGGTATACTGACTGATGCTGGTATCGCCATTGAAGGTCCAGTTTTCCGGGAGAAGAGTCAAGAAGAATGGCTAAAACTGATTCCCAAAATTCAG GTGATGGCTCGGTCTTCACCACTAGACAAGCACACGTTGGTCAAACAATTGCGTACCACATTCAATGAAGTGGTAGCAGTTACTGGTGACGGAACTAATGATGCTCCTGCACTTCATGAAGCAGATATTGGACTTGCTATGGGCATTGCTGGAACTGAG GTTGCCAAAGAGAGCGCCGATGTGATCATATTGGATGACAATTTCTCCACAATTGTGACAGTAGCCAAATGGGGACGTTCAGTCTATATAAACATTCAGAAATTCGTTCAGTTTCAGCTGACTGTTAATATTGTTGCATTGGTTGTCAACTTCTTGTCAGCTTGTTTTACTG GAACTGCTCCACTTACTGCTGTTCAACTCCTGTGGGTTAACATGATCATGGACACTTTAGGAGCCCTTGCCCTCGCGACAGAGCCTCCTCACGATGAACTAATGAACAGAGCCCCAGTAGGCAGGACGGGAAATTTTATAAGTAACGTCATGTGGCGGAATATCTTGGGACAATCCTTATACCAGTTCGTAGTAATATGGTTTCTTCAGTCAGTCGGAATGGGATTTTTTCGTTTAAGTGGCCCTGATGCCACACTAACCCTCAATACAATTATCTTCAACACATTTGTATTCTGCCAG CTCTTCAATGAAATAAACTCCCGAGAGATGGAAAAAGTTGAGGTTTGGGAAGGAATGCTTGATAATTACGTATTTGTTGTAGTTATCAGCGTAACACTTGTGTTCCAAATCATAATTATAGAATATCTGGGGACATTTGCAAGCACAACACCTCTTTCATTCTGGCAATGGTTTGTTAGTGTATTTTTCGGATTCTTGGGCATGCCAGTTGCAGTAGCCTTAAAGGGGTTTGAGGTATGA
- the LOC107009351 gene encoding BTB/POZ and TAZ domain-containing protein 4, with protein MSKKDEESPRVSASPNPPPLPVAFISSRQESTFAARKSALRKYCCTPTATKNTWDCLFDEGYRADVSINTDNGGVLYAHASILGVNSAVFKSMLSLKQSRPHGRCGHQRSISINGVPPEAVQVFIRFLYSSRYEEEKMKEHGLSLLVLSHAYAVTHLKQECEWQLEQRLTTENVVDIFQLALLCDASRLSLVCHRFMLKNFKPISATEGWKAMKQSHPVLEKQMLKSIIDEDIREKERVRKNNERKMYMQLYEAMEALVHICKDGCRTIGPHDKVLKEDQEPCHYAACKGLESLIRHFAGCKLRVPGGCIHCKRMWQVLELHSRLCANSDVCKVPLCRSFKQKRRKQNKKDEMKWSILVRKIVRSKSISGAPFFSSEST; from the exons ATGAGCAAGAAAGATGAGGAATCTCCGCGGGTGAGCGCCTCACCAAACCCGCCTCCATTGCCAGTGGCTTTCATAAGTAGCCGGCAAGAGAGCACATTTGCAGCGAGGAAATCAGCACTGAGAAAATACTGCTGCACGCCAACTGCTACAAAGAATACTTGGGATTGCCTCTTTGATGAAGGTTACAGAGCTGACGTTTCCATTAACACAGATAACGGTGGCGTCCTCTACGCACATGCTAGTATTTTG GGTGTGAATTCTGCAGTATTTAAAAGCATGTTGAGTTTAAAACAATCAAGACCACATGGTCGATGTGGTCATCAACGATCCATCTCCATAAATGGGGTTCCACCTGAGGCTGTTCAAGTTTTCATCAGATTTTTGTATTCTTCCAG GTATGAGGAAGAAAAAATGAAGGAGCATGGGTTGAGTCTTTTGGTGCTATCGCATGCATATGCAGTCACCCACCTAAAGCAAGAATGTGAGTGGCAGCTGGAGCAAAGATTAACCACGGAAAATGTGGTTGACATCTTCCAGTTAGCACTATTATGTGATGCCTCTCGGCTTAGCCTTGTTTGTCATCGTTTTATGCTGAAAAATTTTAAGCCTATTTCTGCCACAGAAGGATGGAAAGCTATGAAACAAAGCCATCCTGTGCTTGAAAAACAGATGTTGAAATCCATAATTGATGAGGATATT AGGGAAAAGGAAAGGGTGAGAAAGAACAATGAGAGGAAAATGTATATGCAGTTATATGAGGCAATGGAAGCCCTGGTTCACATATGCAAAGATGGTTGCCGTACAATTGGTCCTCACGATAAGGTTTTGAAAGAGGATCAAGAACCATGCCATTATGCAGCATGCAAAGGGCTAGAATCCCTTATTCGTCACTTTGCTGGGTGCAAGTTGAGAGTCCCAGGTGGCTGCATCCACTGCAAGAGGATGTGGCAAGTTTTGGAGCTGCATTCTCGCCTTTGTGCCAATTCAGATGTTTGTAAAGTTCCTTTGTGCAG GAGTTTTAAGCAGAAGCGGAGAAAACAGAACAAGAaggatgaaatgaaatggagtataTTGGTGAGAAAGATAGTGAGATCCAAGAGCATTTCTGGAGCTCCATTCTTCTCATCTGAATCCACATAA